A portion of the Magnolia sinica isolate HGM2019 chromosome 17, MsV1, whole genome shotgun sequence genome contains these proteins:
- the LOC131230635 gene encoding uncharacterized protein LOC131230635, with the protein MASETALIDSITVDHVEEKKANEIKENAQEERVSQSDEKGKPKVEESPIVEAVVTEAKEKTEDPKIEEPPIAEAVVTEPEEKADDPKVKESPIAIAVVTETEEKAKDLKVEESPTAEAAATEPEEKAKDYKQDTPAVEAVEKVEQSDRDPVSVGSVDGCLKAIESSEQIPVPSAVPETTVEVCEKGLEELPKIPDAAEASTEAVVEKPVENSEVCPSQEPELEAGKEVPEPAIKVVEKAEESLDISNVAESAPEEQLAKEKPLEQSAVAVAEKSASEAIKEVEKKIETPAAKESVEGEIPEDEKASADKVEAETEPLKEEPSAKEDVSLAAVLDKIEDGTSKVQEDVAPQSSDTVVSADREVPISQACAETAEDDKLKEAVEAKVNESVEDTKKEESSVGVIEGLVKEAAVEAGLPDPSTAIGVVKALETTSITEIAENLVKLEGNAEEEKEVESVTTKTVDVGGSDAVAEITKSSFEGETASKDVEIVAEEKKEEIGKEDIPSSIDAPKNPVVDENIGISKEKGLVAKVEEAVQTVIDKVANVEEKNEEAEKSDVQKDSSDSKKEADATKQEVSVKTVHRQSNNIISKVKQSIVKVKKAIIGKSPSSKTLSSEAKDDIKVK; encoded by the exons ATGGCCTCTGAGACTGCACTAATTGATTCTATTACTGTTGAT CATGTTGAGGAGAAAAAAGCaaatgaaataaaagaaaatgctCAAGAAGAGAGGGTTTCTCAATCCGATGAAAAAGGGAAGCCTAAGGTTGAGGAATCACCAATTGTTGAAGCGGTTGTAACTGAGGCAAAAGAAAAGACTGAGGACCCCAAAATTGAAGAACCACCAATTGCTGAAGCAGTTGTAACTGAGCCAGAAGAAAAGGCTGACGACCCCAAAGTCAAAGAATCGCCGATTGCCATTGCTGTTGTAACTGAGACAGAAGAAAAGGCTAAGGACCTCAAAGTCGAAGAATCTCCAACTGCGGAAGCTGCTGCAACTGAGCCAGAAGAAAAGGCGAAGGACTATAAGCAGGACACGCCTGCAGTTGAGGCAGTGGAAAAGGTAGAACAGAGTGATAGGGATCCTGTTTCAGTTGGTTCGGTTGATGGTTGCCTGAAAGCGATAGAGAGTTCCGAGCAGATTCCAGTTCCATCTGCTGTTCCAGAAACAACAGTTGAAGTTTGTGAAAAAGGACTGGAGGAACTGCCAAAGATACCTGATGCTGCTGAAGCATCGACTGAAGCTGTAGTAGAAAAACCAGTGGAGAATTCAGAGGTCTGTCCTTCTCAGGAGCCAGAGCTGGAAGCAGGAAAAGAAGTTCCAGAGCCAGCGATTAAAGTGGTAGAAAAGGCGGAAGAGAGTTTGGATATTTCTAATGTTGCAGAATCAGCACCAGAAGAACAGTTGGCAAAGGAAAAACCATTGGAGCAATCAGCAGTAGCTGTTGCTGAAAAGTCAGCATCTGAAGCTATCAAAGAAGTTGAGAAGAAGATTGAGACGCCTGCTGCCAAAGAGAGCGTGGAGGGTGAAATCCCAGAAGATGAGAAGGCCTCAGCAGATAAGGTGGAGGCAGAAACTGAGCCTTTGAAGGAAGAACCGTCTGCAAAGGAGGATGTGAGTTTGGCTGCTGTTTTGGACAAGATCGAAGATGGAACGAGTAAAGTTCAGGAGGATGTTGCACCCCAAAGTTCGGATACTGTTGTTTCTGCCGACCGGGAAGTTCCAATAAGCCAGGCCTGTGCTGAAACTGCTGAAGATGATAAGCTAAAAGAAGCTGTTGAGGCCAAGGTTAATGAGAGTGTGGAGGATACGAAGAAAGAAGAGAGCAGTGTTGGTGTAATTGAAGGGTTGGTGAAGGAAGCTGCAGTAGAGGCAGGTCTGCCAGACCCTTCTACTGCTATCGGTGTGGTTAAGGCACTCGAGACCACTTCCATAACTGAAATTGCTGAAAATTTGGTAAAGTTGGAGGGCAATgcagaagaagagaaggaagtgGAGAGTGTGACGACCAAAACTGTGGATGTGGGTGGCTCTGATGCTGTTGCTGAAATCACTAAAAGCTCTTTTGAGGGAGAGACAGCTTCTAAAGATGTTGAAATTGTTGCTGAGGAGAAAAAGGAGGAGATTGGTAAAGAAGATATCCCATCTTCAATTGATGCCCCCAAAAATCCAGTTGTGGATGAAAATATCGGAATATCAAAGGAGAAAGGGTTGGTAGCGAAGGTGGAGGAAGCTGTTCAGACTGTCATAGACAAAGTGGCAAATGTTGAGGAGAAGAATGAGGAGGCTGAGAAATCTGATGTTCAAAAAGACAGCAGTGACTCGAAAAAAGAAGCAGACGCGACGAAACAAGAGGTGTCTGTCAAGACTGTGCACCGTCAATCGAATAACATAATATCGAAGGTGAAACAGTCAATTGTGAAGGTGAAGAAGGCGATCATTGGGAAATCTCCAAGTTCGAAGACACTCTCGTCAGAAGCCAAGGATGATATAAAAGTGAAATAA